One segment of Candidatus Woesearchaeota archaeon DNA contains the following:
- a CDS encoding YbjQ family protein has protein sequence MALILFAQLSALGQDKTEQKKIIYTTLDVKQEYEIVEIIAATYDVTSTFSGSPILKAYTNAWDQFKKNAETIGADAVVGVRIELENMNGQIVGRVLIYGTAVKFINKTVEN, from the coding sequence GTGGCATTAATACTATTTGCCCAATTATCTGCTTTAGGTCAAGACAAAACTGAACAGAAAAAAATTATCTACACTACGTTGGATGTTAAGCAAGAGTACGAAATTGTTGAAATTATTGCAGCTACCTATGATGTTACTTCTACTTTTTCTGGTAGTCCAATTTTAAAAGCCTATACTAATGCTTGGGATCAATTTAAGAAAAATGCAGAGACAATAGGTGCAGATGCTGTTGTAGGCGTTCGTATTGAACTAGAAAATATGAATGGTCAAATTGTCGGCAGAGTACTTATTTATGGTACTGCCGTTAAATTCATTAATAAAACTGTTGAAAATTAG